A genomic window from Ruminiclostridium cellulolyticum H10 includes:
- a CDS encoding type I polyketide synthase — translation MNRVFQYIVENTGNGNISKKAAAQIIRLLKDDEIRSDNDIAIVGMAAKLPFAPNIDEFWINIRNGRDCVSDFPEERKKDTDALLGHMNLKPSEIEYSIGAFLDEVDKFDYKFFKLSPKEASLIDPNQRLFLQTAYQAIEDSGYGNGRLSGSKTGVYVGYSSDFGESYKRFIHTVDPGLSGIAIPGNIKSIIASRISYYLDLKGPSMLVDTACSSSLVAIHMACRAIRNGECETALAGGVKLNLLPLKINRQDGIGITSSDGKARSFDDSSDGTGIGEGCAAILLKPLKKAIADRDNVYAVIKGSAINQDGNSIGITAPNSAAQEEVIVKAWKDAGVNPETISYIEAHGTGTKLGDPLEIDGIESAFKRYTDKKQFCALGTVKTNIGHLDNASGMAGVIKMVMALTNKELPPMLHFKRPNRKTNIQESPVYINDRLTQWETDGFPRRCGISSFGLSGTNCHMILEEAPSSEKPQYPAEESIIPYRKNVLTISANHVSALQSYIEAYRHMLDNIKNVTLEDICYTANTGRTHFPVRIAIITTDIKDLKQKLAFLTGSIKYNIDTKCIYSAKEYATDHPGISTFENLTPEADTLPDLTSASGDIYNKHLDEICKSYISGDHIQWDKVYDGKGMKKVSLPTYPFERLRCWLTANTPKAAEINAYEQSYNKLGYPLLDSCSTETMEGAVYSTNFQVNRHWVLNEHKVNGNFIVPGTSYIEMVSEAVGHYKYYENLEFRDIIFEFPLAVGENEARDVQTVLKIEDGYLGFYVASRPDGDKWVRHVQGKVFLDEDRNSVQYNPDEMARSAIFEEDIELTGKRKGLIDTGPRWNNLKKVYTLHDGVLAYLVLPDEFTGDLDKCIIHPALMDSAVNVAIGSIGEGLYLPWSYKSLIIYGKMPDKLYSLIRQKGKADLNMETASFDIILMDEKGRVFADIENYTLKKVNQLLTTPDYKSVKVNMFHRMNWIKNYTTKGVESIHNAYKPAAGKVLLFKDRGSLWMDIKETLGVDVVEVDICGCYEKFATGRYSIGYGEEDYDRLIKDLREEGISQIIHLSSIGWEKLPEDSDSLAETQKRGLYSLVYLIRSLISNKIRNEVELIAVSDYVNMVTGMERRINYYNATIPGICTVAGQEYGNLKCRCIDIDETTEVNKLVSELNSRDSCSLIAYRDGERYHQEMDEVHLEDSEPEEIEICEKGVYIITGGLGGIGREFAGYLSAKKPVSLVLIARTYIPDREAWDEILKKNSGTMLAQKIEFIKDIEKSGSQVVYYSADVSNENDMKNVLSSIRRKYGRINGVIHAAGIAGNGFIIRKDMEIFTRVVKPKVQGTFILDKLTKEDNLDFFIMFSSINSILGGAGQSDYTAANSFMDSFADYRRKTAGGKTVSINWTAWKETGMAFDNGIINGKIRGVFLPATTSDAIQMFEEITAKKLTRIIAGQLDFETIPLLDSGTAIRFSNKIQGKIHKYKVRSNTDSQRNTAREGEITPLKIKGSKDKGISSVQAVVARIWAGALGLEEVSVYDNFNDLGGDSVMATLLLKNLEKEFPGIVDISDIFNYPSISAMSEYIESRTGKEKIQPDVENQQIMTEDGEAGMEEIMQQLSRGEITIEEVDKLMKTKGLM, via the coding sequence TTGAACAGGGTATTTCAGTATATCGTTGAAAACACAGGAAACGGCAATATTAGTAAAAAGGCTGCGGCCCAAATAATAAGGCTGTTAAAAGATGATGAGATCAGGAGTGATAATGATATAGCAATTGTTGGCATGGCAGCAAAATTACCATTTGCCCCAAATATTGACGAATTTTGGATAAATATCAGAAATGGAAGGGATTGTGTATCAGATTTTCCGGAGGAAAGGAAAAAGGACACAGATGCACTGCTGGGCCACATGAACCTGAAACCGTCAGAAATAGAATATAGTATAGGTGCTTTCCTTGATGAAGTAGATAAATTTGATTATAAATTTTTTAAATTATCACCCAAGGAAGCTAGCCTGATAGACCCAAATCAGAGACTATTTCTGCAGACGGCATATCAGGCTATAGAGGATTCAGGATATGGAAACGGCAGGCTGTCAGGAAGCAAAACGGGTGTATACGTTGGCTACAGCTCCGATTTCGGTGAAAGTTATAAAAGATTTATACATACAGTAGATCCCGGATTATCAGGAATAGCAATACCGGGGAATATAAAATCTATAATTGCAAGCAGGATATCTTATTATCTTGATTTGAAGGGCCCCAGTATGCTGGTGGATACTGCATGTTCCTCATCACTGGTTGCAATACACATGGCTTGTCGGGCAATAAGGAACGGAGAATGCGAAACGGCTCTGGCAGGAGGGGTCAAGCTCAATTTGCTGCCCTTAAAAATCAACAGGCAGGATGGCATTGGAATAACATCCTCGGACGGAAAAGCCAGATCCTTCGATGATTCTTCTGATGGAACCGGAATAGGAGAGGGCTGTGCGGCCATACTTTTAAAGCCTTTGAAGAAGGCGATTGCAGACAGGGACAACGTTTACGCGGTAATCAAGGGAAGTGCCATCAATCAGGATGGAAACTCTATAGGTATTACCGCTCCCAACTCCGCCGCACAGGAGGAGGTCATAGTAAAGGCATGGAAGGATGCCGGAGTGAATCCAGAAACAATTTCATATATAGAAGCACACGGAACAGGTACAAAATTGGGCGACCCCTTAGAAATTGACGGAATTGAATCGGCTTTTAAGAGGTACACAGACAAAAAGCAGTTTTGTGCTTTGGGAACAGTAAAGACAAATATCGGTCATCTTGATAATGCATCGGGAATGGCAGGTGTAATCAAGATGGTTATGGCTCTGACAAATAAAGAATTACCTCCTATGCTGCATTTTAAAAGGCCCAACAGAAAAACCAACATACAGGAATCCCCGGTATATATTAATGATCGTTTAACACAATGGGAGACAGACGGGTTTCCCAGAAGATGCGGGATAAGCTCCTTTGGATTGAGCGGAACAAACTGCCACATGATTTTAGAAGAAGCCCCCTCATCGGAGAAACCACAATATCCGGCAGAGGAAAGTATAATCCCATACAGAAAAAATGTACTTACAATTTCTGCAAACCATGTAAGTGCTTTGCAGAGTTATATAGAAGCCTATAGGCATATGTTGGACAATATTAAAAATGTAACTTTAGAGGATATATGTTATACCGCAAATACGGGGAGGACGCATTTCCCTGTAAGAATCGCAATTATTACAACTGATATAAAGGATTTAAAACAAAAGCTTGCATTTCTCACAGGCTCAATTAAATACAATATTGACACAAAGTGTATATATTCTGCAAAAGAATATGCCACTGACCATCCGGGAATATCCACTTTTGAAAATCTGACTCCTGAAGCTGACACCCTGCCTGATTTGACATCAGCTTCAGGGGACATTTACAACAAACATCTGGACGAAATATGCAAATCGTATATAAGCGGTGACCACATACAATGGGATAAAGTTTATGACGGGAAAGGTATGAAAAAAGTAAGTCTTCCAACTTATCCTTTTGAACGGCTGCGTTGCTGGCTGACTGCGAATACGCCAAAGGCAGCGGAAATAAACGCATACGAACAAAGCTATAATAAACTCGGATACCCATTGCTGGATTCATGTAGCACAGAGACAATGGAGGGTGCCGTATACAGCACCAACTTTCAGGTGAATAGGCACTGGGTTTTGAATGAGCATAAGGTAAACGGCAACTTTATAGTACCGGGAACAAGTTATATCGAGATGGTCAGTGAGGCCGTTGGGCATTACAAGTATTATGAGAATCTGGAATTCAGAGATATCATTTTTGAATTTCCTTTAGCTGTGGGAGAAAATGAGGCAAGAGATGTACAGACGGTACTGAAAATTGAGGACGGATATTTAGGCTTTTATGTTGCAAGCAGGCCGGATGGAGACAAATGGGTTAGGCATGTACAAGGAAAAGTATTTTTAGATGAAGATAGAAATTCAGTCCAGTACAATCCGGATGAAATGGCACGTAGCGCTATATTTGAAGAAGATATTGAACTGACAGGGAAAAGAAAGGGCCTTATTGATACAGGGCCCAGATGGAACAACCTGAAAAAAGTTTATACGTTACATGATGGAGTACTGGCATATTTGGTGCTGCCGGACGAATTTACAGGGGATTTGGACAAATGTATAATTCATCCGGCACTTATGGATAGTGCGGTAAATGTTGCAATAGGAAGTATAGGAGAAGGGCTTTACCTTCCCTGGTCATATAAAAGCCTGATAATATATGGAAAAATGCCGGATAAGCTGTACAGCCTTATCAGACAAAAGGGAAAAGCAGATTTGAACATGGAAACTGCCTCTTTTGACATAATTCTAATGGATGAAAAAGGCAGGGTATTTGCAGACATAGAAAACTATACTCTGAAAAAAGTAAATCAGCTGCTTACTACTCCTGATTACAAATCAGTAAAAGTGAATATGTTCCATCGTATGAATTGGATTAAGAACTACACCACAAAGGGAGTTGAGTCCATACACAATGCGTATAAGCCTGCAGCAGGAAAGGTTTTGCTGTTTAAGGACCGGGGAAGTCTCTGGATGGATATAAAAGAAACCCTGGGAGTCGATGTAGTTGAGGTCGATATTTGCGGATGTTATGAAAAATTCGCCACAGGAAGATACAGTATTGGGTATGGTGAGGAGGACTATGACAGGCTTATCAAGGATTTGCGTGAAGAAGGTATTTCACAAATAATCCATCTGTCATCAATCGGTTGGGAAAAGCTGCCGGAAGACAGTGATTCTCTTGCCGAAACACAGAAAAGAGGCTTATACAGTCTTGTATACCTTATCAGGTCATTAATTAGTAACAAGATACGCAACGAAGTAGAGCTGATAGCTGTTTCAGATTACGTAAATATGGTGACAGGCATGGAAAGAAGAATCAATTATTATAATGCCACAATACCCGGTATTTGTACGGTTGCAGGGCAGGAATACGGCAACCTGAAATGCAGGTGTATTGATATTGATGAAACAACTGAGGTTAACAAGCTTGTTTCCGAGCTGAATTCAAGAGATAGCTGCAGCTTGATTGCGTATCGTGACGGAGAAAGATACCATCAGGAAATGGATGAAGTACACCTTGAAGATTCTGAGCCGGAAGAAATTGAAATATGTGAAAAAGGTGTATACATAATAACGGGAGGGCTCGGAGGTATAGGCAGGGAGTTTGCAGGGTATTTGTCTGCCAAAAAACCGGTATCTCTGGTGCTCATAGCCAGAACTTATATTCCTGACAGGGAGGCATGGGATGAAATATTAAAGAAGAATAGCGGTACTATGCTGGCCCAAAAGATTGAATTTATAAAGGATATTGAAAAAAGTGGATCCCAAGTTGTGTATTACAGTGCCGACGTATCGAATGAAAACGACATGAAAAACGTATTAAGTAGTATAAGAAGAAAATACGGAAGGATTAACGGGGTTATCCATGCTGCGGGGATAGCCGGAAACGGTTTTATAATCCGTAAGGACATGGAGATATTTACCAGAGTTGTAAAGCCAAAGGTACAGGGAACATTTATTTTAGATAAGTTAACAAAAGAGGATAATCTGGACTTTTTCATAATGTTTTCATCAATCAATTCTATACTCGGGGGAGCAGGGCAGAGTGATTATACGGCGGCAAACTCTTTTATGGATTCATTTGCAGATTACCGAAGAAAAACAGCAGGAGGAAAAACTGTTTCTATAAACTGGACTGCGTGGAAGGAAACAGGAATGGCTTTTGATAACGGTATAATAAACGGGAAAATTAGGGGTGTATTTTTACCTGCCACCACATCTGACGCAATACAAATGTTTGAAGAAATTACTGCCAAAAAACTTACCAGAATAATTGCAGGTCAGCTTGATTTTGAAACAATTCCTTTGTTGGACTCAGGCACAGCCATAAGGTTTTCTAATAAAATACAAGGGAAAATACATAAATACAAAGTACGCAGTAACACAGATTCTCAAAGAAACACAGCAAGGGAAGGGGAAATAACCCCTCTGAAGATAAAAGGGAGCAAGGATAAAGGGATAAGTTCGGTGCAAGCCGTAGTTGCCAGGATATGGGCAGGAGCCTTGGGACTTGAGGAAGTGAGTGTATATGATAATTTTAATGATTTGGGTGGAGATTCTGTAATGGCAACACTTCTATTAAAAAATTTAGAGAAAGAGTTTCCCGGAATTGTGGATATATCCGATATTTTTAACTACCCGTCAATAAGTGCTATGTCCGAATACATAGAAAGCAGGACGGGGAAAGAAAAAATTCAGCCGGATGTTGAAAATCAGCAGATTATGACAGAGGATGGGGAAGCAGGCATGGAGGAAATAATGCAGCAGCTTTCAAGGGGAGAAATAACTATTGAAGAAGTAGACAAATTGATGAAAACAAAAGGGTTAATGTAA
- a CDS encoding SDR family NAD(P)-dependent oxidoreductase gives MQTVKTANNIIYKLVADKKLDPQDSVVLLSELQKNKQHIENDEIAIIGMAGKFPGSENLEEYWENLMDSRLCIGKIPPDRGSFAVEITEGTDSSYSKAGYIKEIDKFDAAFFRISPKEAKYMDPIQRVFLETAWEAIEDAGYGGDRLYGSNTGVYTGNDHTWGSPYKYMIQDRDPLAITGSWSGILASRISYILNLNGPALVIDTACSSGLVAVHEACNALKTGKCQMAIAGGIHIIYKPIENNEMGIVESNDSTIRAFDDKASGTVWGEGVGVVILKPLKKAMEDKDEIYAVIKGSAVNNDGASNGITAPKAEAQEDLLIKAWKEARINPENISYIETHGTGTVLGDPIEIKGLSRAFRKFTKKNQFCGIGSVKTNLGHLVGASGIASLIKTVLAINKKVIPPTLNFEYPNRYIDFSNAPVYVNDKTTFWEADQNIRLCGVSSFGFSGTNCHVVIQEVKKEIRAETASHRPMVFTLSAKSQFSMKELVQRYLKFINRPEVPSLKDICSTTAVGRGHYNYRAAIIVRGMDELREKLIQLREVIDIKQTHVQNIYFGEHKIVSSKKGLNEANDITEHERREISQKADLKLKAFLQGEVHELEELCRLYTIGADVDWNKFYEGTGGRTVHLPPYPFERNRYWIDNEKGEKTKAVTPEKNKHNLYEIRWVPCTEAPKSSMNLTNKTVAIFMDAEGIGEGLASNLTDKGIDVIQVMLGESYEKKNELSYTISGCERDYYKLFEDMGDRRISKIIHLFGNRSKQYGDSPEELELSHITGVYSLFYMVKSFAKLKSGQSVEMVLVSRNTFSVDKQEKKANPGNAALFALGRVISAEYENIRCRGVDIDTDTDANSLVSEVYGYNTSYLTAIRDGKRYIQEFARLEMGGGSRKGIDIKSQGVYIITGGLGGIGLEIARHLSQKGAGNIALVNRSSMPERHEWAEILKAGADTKLCQRINAINSIEADGTAVFSYPGDISVKDQMMGVINEIRDKFNNINGIIHCAGLAGEGLISGKSQADLSKVLSPKIEGTFMLDNVTREDEIDFFVTFSSVMSILNVPGQGDYAAANAFMDSFAQWRSTQGKRTVSISWPAWKDTGMAAEYKADKNKSLFKPISVEQALSDFELILESESTHVIAGELDFEMLSGISEDIQLFKLEKDIAAELESTVSSNSLISVKESPLPTVKLKGGVSGNYTKLEKLIGNIWGAILEIGELSIHDDFYDLGGNSLLSINMASKLKEQLNVEIDINNLFEHFSIVDLAMFISEKYPESAREKISVNDGDNVEVRTERAATVNILPQIGKIEIEESIVNQISGLMWRQMNCLDRGFGLLLGQQNKELLRLFKLFLGIKRCFNLEGYLGDIYSKQTFYNGNLVENQLLESFGLRASVKKVRTLEGLHTTICSYIDKGKPILVCFDEYFTFYSSFYLSKHTNHLAVINGYDSSKRLYSVIDYNHLMQNGEKIIDYGRFYTTFDILEQIYSNTNGMEILVMEKHQDVGIGGITNKITGLLEYISQNELQSEDLIFIRNIMTSDDKQLDAEGLNKLYFFLGSKELLISTLKDFFDKEHKELIGMSNDILETSNALINICAASLIRGRSIKLDNTVVNNINNISKTSDEFFEALKNISII, from the coding sequence GTGCAGACTGTGAAAACGGCTAACAATATTATATATAAACTGGTAGCAGACAAGAAGCTTGACCCTCAGGATTCTGTGGTATTGTTATCGGAACTGCAAAAGAACAAGCAGCATATTGAGAATGATGAAATTGCAATTATAGGTATGGCAGGCAAGTTTCCGGGTTCGGAGAATCTTGAGGAATATTGGGAAAACCTCATGGACAGTAGGCTGTGCATCGGCAAAATTCCACCGGACAGAGGTAGTTTTGCTGTAGAAATAACTGAAGGTACCGACAGTAGCTACAGCAAGGCAGGATATATAAAAGAAATCGACAAGTTCGATGCCGCATTTTTTCGTATTTCACCCAAAGAAGCCAAATATATGGACCCAATACAGAGAGTATTTCTTGAAACGGCATGGGAAGCCATAGAGGATGCAGGATACGGGGGAGACAGGCTTTACGGCTCCAACACAGGTGTATATACGGGGAATGACCATACCTGGGGTTCACCGTATAAATACATGATACAAGATAGGGATCCGCTGGCTATAACAGGTTCTTGGTCAGGAATCCTGGCAAGCAGAATATCCTATATTTTAAACCTCAATGGTCCGGCATTGGTTATTGATACTGCATGTTCCTCGGGGCTGGTAGCTGTTCATGAAGCCTGTAATGCTTTAAAAACAGGTAAATGTCAGATGGCAATTGCCGGAGGTATACATATAATCTACAAGCCCATTGAAAATAATGAGATGGGGATTGTAGAATCCAATGACAGCACCATCAGAGCTTTTGATGATAAGGCCAGTGGTACCGTCTGGGGAGAGGGAGTAGGTGTTGTAATACTGAAACCCTTGAAAAAGGCAATGGAGGACAAGGACGAAATCTATGCGGTTATCAAGGGAAGTGCTGTTAATAATGACGGTGCATCAAACGGGATTACAGCTCCAAAGGCAGAAGCACAGGAAGATTTGCTGATAAAGGCTTGGAAGGAAGCACGGATAAATCCAGAAAATATTTCATATATTGAGACCCACGGAACAGGTACTGTTCTGGGGGATCCCATTGAGATTAAGGGTTTAAGCAGAGCCTTCAGGAAGTTTACAAAAAAAAATCAATTTTGCGGAATTGGATCGGTAAAAACAAATTTGGGCCATCTGGTAGGTGCCTCTGGAATTGCATCGCTTATTAAAACCGTTTTAGCAATTAATAAAAAAGTTATTCCGCCTACCTTGAATTTTGAATATCCAAACAGGTATATAGATTTTAGTAATGCACCTGTTTATGTAAATGACAAGACGACGTTTTGGGAAGCAGACCAGAATATAAGACTATGCGGAGTGAGTTCCTTTGGCTTCAGTGGTACAAACTGCCATGTGGTTATACAGGAAGTAAAAAAGGAAATTAGAGCAGAGACAGCATCCCACAGACCTATGGTTTTTACACTCTCGGCTAAAAGCCAATTTTCTATGAAAGAGCTGGTACAAAGATATTTGAAATTTATCAACAGGCCGGAAGTGCCTTCTTTGAAGGATATTTGCAGCACTACAGCCGTGGGCAGGGGACATTATAATTACAGGGCAGCCATTATTGTAAGAGGTATGGACGAGCTAAGGGAAAAGCTTATTCAACTTAGGGAAGTAATTGACATAAAACAAACTCATGTACAGAATATTTATTTTGGTGAACACAAGATAGTATCTTCAAAAAAAGGCTTGAATGAAGCAAATGATATAACAGAGCACGAGAGAAGGGAAATATCACAGAAAGCAGATTTAAAGTTGAAGGCATTTTTGCAGGGCGAAGTTCATGAATTAGAAGAATTATGCAGGCTTTATACTATAGGTGCAGATGTTGACTGGAATAAGTTTTATGAGGGTACAGGGGGCAGAACAGTTCATCTGCCTCCATATCCTTTTGAGAGAAACAGGTATTGGATAGACAACGAAAAAGGAGAGAAAACAAAGGCGGTTACGCCGGAAAAAAACAAACACAATCTTTACGAAATCAGATGGGTACCATGTACCGAAGCACCAAAAAGCAGTATGAACCTGACAAATAAAACAGTAGCTATATTCATGGATGCTGAAGGCATTGGCGAAGGTCTAGCCTCTAATCTGACGGACAAGGGAATAGATGTTATTCAAGTAATGCTTGGGGAATCCTATGAAAAAAAGAATGAACTGAGCTATACCATATCAGGATGCGAAAGAGATTATTATAAGCTTTTTGAAGATATGGGTGACAGGAGGATATCAAAAATAATCCATCTGTTTGGCAATAGAAGTAAACAATACGGAGATAGTCCTGAAGAACTTGAATTGAGCCATATAACAGGCGTATACAGTTTGTTTTATATGGTAAAAAGTTTTGCGAAGCTGAAATCCGGGCAGTCAGTAGAGATGGTATTGGTAAGCCGGAATACTTTCAGCGTTGACAAGCAGGAGAAAAAAGCCAATCCCGGCAATGCCGCATTATTTGCTCTGGGCAGGGTAATATCTGCGGAATACGAGAATATAAGGTGCAGAGGTGTTGACATTGATACAGACACAGATGCCAACAGCCTTGTCAGTGAGGTGTATGGGTACAATACATCGTATTTGACTGCAATTAGAGATGGAAAAAGGTACATTCAGGAGTTTGCAAGATTGGAAATGGGCGGTGGTAGCCGAAAAGGGATTGATATTAAAAGTCAAGGTGTTTACATAATTACAGGAGGCCTTGGTGGGATAGGCCTTGAAATTGCAAGACATCTATCCCAAAAAGGGGCAGGAAATATAGCACTGGTAAATCGCAGCTCTATGCCTGAACGTCATGAATGGGCGGAAATTCTTAAAGCGGGTGCTGATACAAAATTATGCCAAAGAATTAATGCAATAAATAGTATTGAAGCTGATGGAACGGCTGTTTTTAGCTATCCAGGGGATATATCGGTAAAGGATCAGATGATGGGTGTTATTAATGAAATAAGGGATAAATTCAATAATATCAATGGAATAATCCATTGTGCGGGATTAGCCGGAGAAGGCCTTATTTCAGGTAAGTCACAAGCTGATTTAAGCAAAGTGTTGTCTCCCAAAATAGAGGGTACCTTCATGCTGGATAATGTTACAAGGGAGGATGAAATTGACTTTTTCGTTACATTTTCCTCGGTAATGTCTATACTAAACGTACCCGGTCAGGGGGATTACGCAGCAGCAAATGCATTTATGGACTCATTTGCACAGTGGAGAAGTACTCAGGGAAAAAGGACTGTATCCATTAGTTGGCCGGCATGGAAGGATACCGGGATGGCTGCTGAATACAAGGCGGATAAAAACAAATCCTTATTTAAACCGATTTCCGTAGAGCAGGCATTAAGTGATTTTGAGCTTATTTTAGAATCCGAATCAACCCATGTAATTGCAGGGGAACTTGATTTCGAGATGCTGTCTGGTATATCAGAAGATATACAGCTTTTCAAGCTTGAAAAGGATATAGCAGCTGAATTGGAAAGTACAGTAAGTAGTAATAGCTTAATTTCTGTAAAAGAGAGTCCATTACCCACTGTTAAACTCAAAGGGGGAGTGTCCGGAAACTATACCAAGCTTGAAAAGCTAATAGGGAACATATGGGGGGCCATTCTGGAAATAGGTGAGCTCAGCATTCACGATGATTTCTATGATTTGGGCGGAAACTCGTTGTTATCCATAAATATGGCAAGTAAACTTAAAGAACAGTTAAATGTTGAAATTGATATAAATAATTTATTTGAACATTTCAGCATTGTCGATTTGGCTATGTTTATCAGTGAAAAGTATCCTGAGTCGGCTAGAGAGAAAATCTCGGTGAATGACGGGGATAATGTAGAAGTACGTACGGAACGTGCAGCAACGGTAAATATTTTACCACAAATAGGTAAAATAGAAATTGAGGAATCCATAGTCAATCAGATCAGCGGATTAATGTGGCGGCAAATGAATTGCCTGGACAGAGGCTTTGGACTACTGCTAGGGCAGCAGAACAAAGAATTGTTAAGACTGTTCAAATTATTTCTTGGTATAAAGAGATGTTTTAATCTAGAGGGATATTTAGGAGATATTTACAGTAAACAAACCTTTTATAACGGTAATCTTGTAGAGAACCAACTTCTTGAAAGCTTTGGTTTAAGAGCTAGTGTAAAGAAGGTTCGTACTTTGGAAGGTTTACATACAACAATCTGCAGCTATATAGATAAAGGCAAGCCTATTTTGGTTTGTTTTGACGAATACTTTACATTCTACTCTTCCTTCTATTTAAGCAAACACACCAACCATCTTGCTGTGATTAACGGTTATGATAGTAGTAAAAGGTTATATTCCGTTATAGATTACAACCACCTGATGCAAAATGGAGAAAAGATTATAGATTATGGACGGTTTTATACCACTTTTGATATTTTGGAACAAATTTACTCTAACACAAATGGTATGGAAATACTTGTAATGGAAAAGCATCAGGATGTGGGTATTGGTGGGATTACAAATAAGATAACCGGATTATTGGAATATATTTCGCAAAATGAACTGCAGAGCGAAGATTTAATCTTTATCAGAAATATTATGACAAGTGATGACAAGCAACTTGATGCTGAGGGACTAAATAAGTTGTACTTTTTTCTTGGAAGCAAGGAATTGTTAATCAGCACACTCAAAGACTTCTTTGATAAAGAGCATAAAGAGCTTATAGGTATGTCCAACGATATATTGGAGACATCAAATGCTTTGATTAATATCTGTGCTGCCAGTTTGATAAGGGGGAGGAGTATAAAACTTGATAATACGGTAGTTAACAATATTAATAACATAAGTAAAACCAGTGATGAGTTTTTTGAAGCACTAAAGAATATATCCATAATATAG
- a CDS encoding acyl carrier protein, translating into MVETRLKKVIKENYKASDIADNIRVDETLATFGLNSVEFVKLVVMLENEFGFEFDNEHLDFAKFSTIRDIVDYVESKI; encoded by the coding sequence ATGGTGGAAACGAGATTAAAAAAGGTTATAAAGGAAAATTACAAGGCTTCGGATATTGCCGATAATATCAGAGTGGATGAGACTTTGGCTACGTTTGGTTTGAATTCGGTAGAATTTGTAAAATTAGTGGTGATGCTTGAAAATGAATTTGGGTTTGAATTTGATAATGAGCATCTTGACTTTGCCAAGTTTTCTACTATAAGAGATATCGTGGACTACGTTGAAAGCAAAATATGA